In Bacillota bacterium, the sequence CTGGAAGACTCGCCGGCCAGCAAGCCCACAAGTCCCAAGGGGCAGCCATCCACCTCAGGACGAGGCTGGAGGCGGCTGCTGCTCCAAGGGCTTCACGGAAACACCGGAAGCCGCTCACGGCCAGGCTACCGTCCAGGATGCTGCAGCAGGATCTCACCGAGTCACCCCCAAGGGGCCGTTAAGGTTGAGTGTCGATGCCCCACACTATGGACTCGAAGGCGTACAGGTTAGTCTTGATGGAAACCTTGGCACCTATCCTTACCTCTTGGCTTCCCAGTATAATGGCGTTGTCTGTCACCTTCCCGGGACCTTCCACCACCACATAGAGGTCCTTCCGGTTGGTGGAAGGCATCTCGTAGTAGCGGCCGTCGGGGAGCTGGGTTACCACGTCAGCAGGTTCCGATGAGACCGCTATGACCTCCCCCAGGTACCCGTTGGTCTTGGACTCCACGACCCTGTCACCGACAGAAACCGCTTCAATGCTGGGACCCCTCAAAGTGGGTACCATGAATGTTACCTGGATGTCCCTGGGGACCAGCGTCTCCAGGACGCGATTTCGAAAGTAACGGGTGTAGGCAAAACCGGACACGAATGTGACAAACAGGACAACTATGAGGAAATCGATGACGTTTATAACACCGAAGAGCCGTCCCCTAGTGTCTAAGAGTTTCACTGGTCAAACCCTCCTCCTGCGCTGCACCTCAGCCAGCGCCTGCCCATACACGCCTTCTACCTCCCCGGTGACGCCCTCGATGGAGTACCTGTCGTGAACGAACTTCAAGCCAGAGTCTACCATTTGCCGTACTCGCGTGGGGTCCTCAAGCAAAGACGTTACCGCCTCGGCAATTTGTTCCGGAGTAGGAGGGGTACCCAGTCCCCTGGCGGTGAAGTTGCTCCTGTACAGATCCTCAAGAATATGGGGTTCCACAGGACCTACGAAACCACCCTCCCCGCAGAGTACCACAGGTCTCCCACACGCCATGGCCTCCAGGGCCACCCTGGCGGCTCCCACTACAACATTCGCAGTGTTCAAGATGGATGCCACATCTGTCCTCCCACCCAGCATCAGCACTGCCTGGCGGCCGGCACGGCGGCTGGCCTCAGTAGCCAGGTTCTCCACCTCCACCCTCTTGGTGCCGTCTCCCGCTACCAGGCCGTACACCTCAGGGGTCATGGCTACCCCTGCCACGAAGGAAGAGGCAGACGCCAGGGTGTCCTCATCCAGCCTGCTCACAAACACGGCAACCTTCTGAGCCGGCTCGAAGCCGAATTCCTTTCGCAAGGCCTTAACGTCCCTGGGGCGAAACACCTCCAGG encodes:
- a CDS encoding DUF4330 domain-containing protein, whose product is MKLLDTRGRLFGVINVIDFLIVVLFVTFVSGFAYTRYFRNRVLETLVPRDIQVTFMVPTLRGPSIEAVSVGDRVVESKTNGYLGEVIAVSSEPADVVTQLPDGRYYEMPSTNRKDLYVVVEGPGKVTDNAIILGSQEVRIGAKVSIKTNLYAFESIVWGIDTQP
- a CDS encoding glycosyltransferase; this translates as MPLTVLMTAMSLDLGGAETHVVSLARHLKARKHQVLVASAGGALVEDLQSRDIPHFHAPLNSRKPWGLLAASVYLGTLVRRFKVDVVHAHGRIPAWTSHMATRLSDVPLVTTYHGTYKASPVLRRLTKSGLISIAVSHDVECHLVENLGFSPARVRVIPNGIDLEVFRPRDVKALRKEFGFEPAQKVAVFVSRLDEDTLASASSFVAGVAMTPEVYGLVAGDGTKRVEVENLATEASRRAGRQAVLMLGGRTDVASILNTANVVVGAARVALEAMACGRPVVLCGEGGFVGPVEPHILEDLYRSNFTARGLGTPPTPEQIAEAVTSLLEDPTRVRQMVDSGLKFVHDRYSIEGVTGEVEGVYGQALAEVQRRRRV